A section of the Pedobacter sp. HDW13 genome encodes:
- the pfkA gene encoding 6-phosphofructokinase, translating into MEPNIKNIAVLTSGGDAPGMNAAIRAVVRTGIYHGINMYGVMQGYQGLITDNIKPMDARSVSNILHLGGTILKTARCLEFKTDEGQQIAYNNLKKNDIDALVVIGGDGTFTGAKRFSENFGVKVIGIPGTIDNDLAGSDFTLGYDTAINTVIEAIDKIRDTADAHDRLFFIEVMGRDSGCIALRSSIASGAEAVLLPEKETSVNELIDKLALGAATKKSSSIVIVAEGHKQGGAYDIAKKVKETFDHYDTKVTILGHLQRGGSPSSFDRILGSRLGFAAVNALIAGQTEQMVGLKGNEIKLTSIKDALTAHSFKLEPDLLEMTEVLSI; encoded by the coding sequence ATGGAGCCAAATATTAAAAATATAGCCGTATTAACTTCTGGTGGCGATGCCCCCGGAATGAATGCTGCGATCAGAGCTGTTGTTCGTACCGGAATTTACCATGGCATAAATATGTATGGTGTAATGCAAGGGTATCAGGGTTTAATTACCGACAACATAAAACCAATGGATGCCCGTTCGGTGAGTAATATACTACACCTGGGCGGAACCATATTGAAAACCGCACGCTGCTTAGAGTTTAAAACAGACGAAGGTCAGCAGATTGCGTACAACAATTTAAAGAAAAACGATATCGATGCCCTGGTGGTGATTGGTGGCGACGGAACTTTTACCGGGGCCAAGCGTTTTTCGGAAAATTTTGGTGTTAAAGTAATCGGTATTCCCGGCACAATTGATAATGATCTTGCCGGATCAGATTTTACCCTGGGTTACGATACAGCAATTAATACTGTAATTGAAGCGATAGATAAAATCAGAGATACTGCCGATGCGCACGACCGTTTGTTCTTTATTGAGGTAATGGGTCGCGATTCGGGATGTATAGCTTTAAGAAGTTCGATTGCGAGTGGTGCCGAGGCGGTATTACTACCTGAAAAGGAAACCAGTGTAAACGAACTGATCGATAAACTTGCTTTAGGTGCAGCAACTAAAAAATCATCAAGCATTGTAATTGTAGCCGAAGGGCACAAACAAGGCGGTGCTTATGATATAGCAAAAAAAGTAAAGGAAACTTTTGATCATTACGACACCAAAGTTACCATACTTGGTCACCTTCAACGCGGTGGTAGCCCGAGCAGTTTTGACCGTATTTTAGGCAGCAGGTTAGGTTTTGCCGCAGTAAATGCGTTAATTGCAGGCCAAACTGAACAAATGGTAGGCTTAAAAGGTAACGAAATTAAATTAACCAGCATTAAGGACGCTTTAACCGCGCATTCCTTTAAACTTGAACCCGATTTATTGGAAATGACCGAAGTACTTTCTATATAA
- a CDS encoding NUDIX domain-containing protein, whose protein sequence is MEQILPHLDSVFSIDCVLFGFDGKELKILLIERNEEPFKDWWALPGNIVGPDESLDQSASRILYELTGLRGIYMEQYYAFGDPYRHPQGRVITLAYYALIRLGGDKELRPISTYAKRANWLPITDLPKLAFDHQKIYDKGLEKIKRRIKHQPIAFELLPEKFTLTQLQHVYELVLGKKLDKRNFRKKIVSFGVLKELDEKQKGVSYRAATLYRFDKRKYAKLFGKEISF, encoded by the coding sequence TTGGAACAAATTTTACCTCATTTAGATTCTGTATTCTCGATAGATTGCGTTTTGTTTGGATTTGATGGTAAGGAGTTAAAAATCCTGCTAATCGAAAGGAATGAAGAACCGTTTAAAGATTGGTGGGCCTTGCCCGGTAACATTGTTGGTCCAGACGAGAGTTTAGATCAGTCTGCCTCTCGGATTTTATACGAACTTACGGGGTTGCGCGGAATATACATGGAGCAGTATTATGCTTTTGGAGATCCGTACAGGCACCCTCAAGGTAGGGTAATTACCCTGGCTTATTATGCATTGATCAGGTTAGGTGGCGATAAAGAGTTACGGCCGATTAGCACTTATGCCAAACGTGCCAATTGGTTGCCCATTACCGATCTGCCTAAACTGGCTTTCGACCACCAGAAGATATACGATAAAGGTTTAGAAAAAATTAAGCGCCGGATTAAACACCAGCCGATTGCTTTTGAACTTTTGCCCGAAAAATTTACGCTTACCCAGCTACAACATGTATATGAACTGGTTCTGGGAAAAAAATTGGATAAACGGAATTTCAGGAAGAAGATTGTAAGCTTCGGTGTATTGAAAGAATTGGATGAGAAACAAAAAGGCGTTTCTTACCGTGCAGCTACTTTATACCGTTTCGATAAACGAAAATACGCTAAGCTTTTTGGTAAGGAGATTTCGTTCTAG
- a CDS encoding N-acetylglucosamine kinase produces the protein MIVIADGGSTKTNWCLINEAGRKIYFNTEGYNPYFSKGEYIVKSLNETLPDHLEREKLTAVYYYGAGCSTPANVKIVADAMQQIFTNATIFVGHDLLASCRALLGNEPGFAAILGTGTNSCLYDGNEITMNIDSLGYFLGDEGSGSYIGKRILSDYMKGYMPKGLREAFYDNYALTNEDIFDNIYNKPLPNRFCASFSKFLYDFKDNYEDYAFSTIDYAFTAFFEALVIHYPNYKDHKLNCVGSVGYSFRDILSIVADRYEMGVGKIIRSPIDDLVHYHLELAPKA, from the coding sequence ATGATAGTAATTGCAGACGGCGGATCGACCAAAACAAATTGGTGTCTGATTAACGAGGCCGGCAGAAAAATTTACTTTAACACTGAAGGTTACAATCCATATTTTTCCAAAGGAGAGTACATTGTAAAGTCTTTGAATGAGACTCTTCCAGACCACTTGGAAAGAGAAAAACTAACAGCAGTTTATTATTACGGCGCGGGCTGTTCTACACCGGCAAATGTAAAAATTGTGGCCGATGCCATGCAACAGATTTTTACCAATGCTACCATTTTTGTAGGTCATGATTTACTTGCCTCTTGCAGAGCACTTCTTGGAAACGAGCCAGGATTTGCAGCTATTTTAGGTACAGGTACAAACTCATGCCTATATGATGGAAACGAAATTACCATGAACATCGATTCTTTGGGTTATTTCCTGGGCGATGAAGGTAGCGGTTCGTACATTGGTAAACGTATTTTAAGCGATTACATGAAAGGTTACATGCCAAAAGGATTACGTGAAGCTTTTTACGATAACTACGCATTAACCAACGAAGATATTTTCGACAACATTTACAACAAGCCTTTGCCAAATCGTTTTTGTGCCAGCTTTAGTAAATTCTTATATGATTTTAAAGATAACTACGAAGATTATGCTTTCAGCACTATCGATTATGCATTTACTGCATTTTTCGAAGCTTTGGTTATCCACTATCCAAACTACAAGGACCACAAATTAAATTGCGTGGGTTCTGTAGGCTATAGTTTCCGCGATATTTTAAGTATTGTTGCCGACCGTTACGAAATGGGCGTGGGTAAAATTATCCGCTCACCTATAGATGATTTAGTACATTATCACTTAGAGCTAGCGCCTAAAGCATAG
- a CDS encoding low specificity L-threonine aldolase, producing the protein MNNRFLDFRSDTVTKPTAGMLEAMMTAKVGDDVFGEDETVHALETKLALAFNMEAGLFCPSGTMTNQIAIKCFTQPMDEVICDQTAHVYRYEIGGIAFHSGASVRLLHGERGILTPELIEPEINDDNIHYPNSSLVVLENTVNKGGGSCYTLSQIAPIHHLCNIKGLKLHLDGARIFNALAATGDHASAYGKYFDGISVCLSKGLGAPVGSVLLGTKQMINKARKIRKAFGGGMRQAGFLAAAGIYALDHHVARLKDDHAHAKALAVALARTAYVKAIMPVETNIVVFEVEKGTAEKIVHQLKEKGLHCNTTSASTVRLVTHLDLTPAMIDQAIEIILHL; encoded by the coding sequence ATGAACAACAGATTTTTAGATTTCAGAAGTGATACGGTTACCAAACCAACAGCCGGAATGCTGGAAGCCATGATGACTGCAAAAGTGGGAGATGACGTTTTTGGTGAAGACGAAACGGTGCATGCATTGGAGACAAAACTGGCTTTGGCTTTTAATATGGAAGCAGGATTATTTTGCCCTTCGGGAACCATGACCAACCAGATCGCCATTAAGTGTTTTACCCAGCCGATGGATGAGGTAATCTGTGATCAGACTGCACATGTTTACCGTTACGAAATTGGTGGCATTGCTTTCCACTCTGGTGCATCGGTAAGGTTGTTGCATGGCGAGCGTGGTATTTTAACACCCGAGCTCATTGAACCTGAAATTAATGATGACAACATTCATTATCCCAATTCGAGTTTGGTGGTTTTAGAAAATACGGTAAATAAAGGCGGTGGTAGTTGCTATACCTTATCGCAGATTGCGCCAATTCACCATTTATGCAATATAAAAGGTTTAAAGCTGCATTTAGATGGCGCCCGCATCTTTAATGCCTTAGCGGCAACCGGCGATCATGCAAGCGCATATGGTAAATACTTTGATGGCATTTCGGTGTGCCTCTCAAAAGGTTTAGGCGCTCCGGTAGGTTCGGTGCTGTTGGGAACCAAACAAATGATTAATAAAGCCCGAAAAATCAGGAAAGCTTTTGGTGGCGGTATGCGTCAGGCAGGCTTTTTAGCTGCAGCGGGTATTTATGCACTCGATCATCATGTCGCCAGGTTAAAAGATGATCATGCGCATGCAAAGGCTTTAGCTGTGGCCCTGGCCCGTACAGCTTATGTAAAAGCGATTATGCCGGTTGAAACCAATATTGTCGTTTTTGAGGTTGAAAAAGGTACTGCAGAGAAAATTGTGCACCAGTTAAAGGAAAAAGGATTGCATTGCAACACCACCAGTGCAAGCACAGTGCGGTTGGTTACGCATTTAGACCTTACTCCTGCAATGATAGATCAGGCTATTGAAATAATTTTGCACCTTTAA
- the accC gene encoding acetyl-CoA carboxylase biotin carboxylase subunit has product MPNNSKLITPISKLLIANRGEIALRIMRSAKEMGIKTVAVFSEADRNALHVRYADEAVFIGPAPSNQSYLVGEKIIEACKLTGAQAIHPGYGFLSENAGFAQMVADAGLILVGPSPQAMETMGNKLSAKAAALKYNIPMVPGTEEAIQDVNEAKQRAIEVGFPILIKAAAGGGGKGMRIVEQAADFEEQMQLAVSEATSAFGDGAVFIERYVTSPRHIEIQVLGDTHGNIVHLFERECSVQRRHQKVVEEAPSSVLTEEIRQRMGKCAVDVARSVNYTGAGTVEFILDENLDFFFLEMNTRLQVEHPVTELITGIDLVKEQIKIACGEKLSFNQDDLKINGHAIELRVYAEDPANNFLPDIGKLQTYVTPQGNGVRVDDGFEQGMDIPIYYDPMIAKLITYGKDREEAMERMVRAIEEYDITGIETTLGFGKFVMQHEAFKTGNFDTHFVAKYFKPESLKVQDETEALIAAVIAARLFQKKDVQVSDTTKQNTSDWRKNRLKY; this is encoded by the coding sequence ATGCCTAACAACTCCAAACTAATAACTCCAATCTCCAAATTGCTAATCGCCAACCGTGGCGAAATAGCTTTACGTATTATGCGCTCAGCAAAAGAAATGGGGATTAAAACGGTTGCTGTTTTTTCTGAAGCTGATCGCAATGCGTTGCATGTACGTTATGCCGATGAGGCGGTTTTTATCGGACCAGCGCCTTCCAATCAAAGTTATCTGGTAGGGGAGAAAATTATAGAGGCTTGTAAACTTACAGGTGCACAGGCCATTCATCCGGGTTATGGTTTTTTATCCGAGAATGCAGGTTTTGCGCAAATGGTTGCCGATGCAGGTTTAATTCTGGTTGGTCCTTCGCCGCAGGCTATGGAAACCATGGGCAATAAACTATCTGCAAAGGCTGCAGCATTAAAATATAACATCCCAATGGTTCCGGGCACGGAAGAAGCCATACAGGATGTAAACGAAGCCAAACAGCGCGCCATTGAAGTGGGTTTTCCGATTTTGATCAAAGCAGCTGCCGGTGGTGGTGGTAAGGGCATGCGTATTGTAGAACAAGCTGCCGATTTTGAAGAACAGATGCAACTGGCGGTAAGTGAAGCAACCTCTGCCTTTGGCGATGGAGCGGTTTTTATAGAACGTTATGTTACTTCGCCCCGTCACATCGAAATACAGGTGCTGGGCGATACACATGGCAATATTGTTCATCTTTTTGAACGCGAATGCTCCGTGCAACGCCGTCACCAGAAAGTGGTAGAAGAAGCGCCTTCATCTGTGCTCACCGAAGAAATCAGGCAGCGGATGGGGAAATGTGCGGTAGATGTAGCTCGTTCGGTAAACTATACCGGTGCCGGAACAGTTGAATTTATCCTTGATGAAAACCTCGATTTTTTCTTCCTCGAAATGAATACCCGTTTGCAGGTAGAGCATCCGGTAACCGAACTGATTACGGGGATCGATCTGGTAAAAGAGCAGATTAAAATTGCTTGCGGCGAAAAATTAAGTTTTAATCAGGACGATTTAAAAATCAATGGGCACGCCATCGAACTTCGGGTTTATGCAGAAGATCCGGCTAATAATTTCCTTCCTGATATTGGTAAACTTCAAACCTACGTAACCCCGCAGGGAAATGGTGTAAGGGTGGATGATGGCTTTGAACAAGGAATGGATATACCCATTTATTACGACCCGATGATTGCCAAACTGATTACTTATGGCAAGGATAGGGAAGAAGCAATGGAGCGTATGGTGCGGGCAATTGAAGAATATGATATTACGGGGATAGAAACTACTTTAGGTTTTGGTAAATTTGTAATGCAGCACGAAGCTTTTAAAACCGGAAATTTTGATACGCATTTTGTCGCAAAATATTTTAAACCTGAAAGTTTAAAGGTACAAGACGAAACTGAAGCCTTAATTGCTGCGGTTATTGCTGCCAGGCTGTTCCAGAAAAAGGATGTGCAGGTTAGCGATACAACAAAGCAAAATACTTCGGACTGGAGGAAAAACAGGTTGAAATATTAA
- a CDS encoding riboflavin synthase: MFTGIIETLGEVTAIKNDHTNIHFTISSTISHELKIDQSVAHNGVCLTVVALNDGTHTVTAIDETLNKTNLDALKVGSKVNLERCMQMNARLDGHIVQGHVDQTAVCVKREELDGSWEYRFKYDASAGNVTVEKGSACVNGISLTVVNSAADEFSVFIIPYTFEHTNLQEVNVGDTVNLEFDIIGKYVARLMSR, translated from the coding sequence ATGTTCACAGGAATTATAGAAACCCTTGGCGAAGTTACCGCCATCAAAAACGATCATACCAACATCCATTTCACCATTTCATCGACCATTAGTCATGAGCTGAAAATAGACCAAAGCGTTGCACACAACGGCGTGTGTTTAACAGTCGTGGCTTTAAATGATGGTACACATACCGTTACAGCAATAGATGAAACACTGAATAAAACCAATTTGGATGCATTAAAAGTGGGCAGCAAGGTAAACCTGGAGCGCTGCATGCAAATGAACGCTCGTTTAGATGGTCACATTGTTCAGGGCCATGTAGACCAAACTGCAGTTTGCGTTAAGCGCGAAGAATTGGATGGAAGCTGGGAATACCGCTTTAAATACGACGCATCTGCAGGTAATGTAACTGTAGAAAAAGGTTCGGCCTGTGTAAATGGCATCAGCTTAACTGTGGTAAATTCTGCTGCCGACGAATTTTCTGTTTTCATTATTCCTTACACTTTCGAACATACCAATTTACAGGAAGTAAATGTAGGCGATACGGTAAACCTCGAGTTCGATATTATTGGCAAATACGTGGCGCGACTGATGAGCCGGTAA
- a CDS encoding glycoside hydrolase family 78 protein yields the protein MNKILRAPGALCTLALLFSIVTHAVAQKIAVKDLTVEHLVNPFSIDNPKPRFSWKLVSAIKGTKQNNYEIRLGTSATIDNKALWKANVSNDQSVLVSYDGPQLSSKTRYYWQVRVKDNHGNTSAWSPVQYFQTGLKPEDWSAKWIAVDGKDTTLASPMFRKEINLKKDVRSAMAYITAKGLYQAELNGKRISNAYFAPGWTSYKNHIQYQAYELGTSLKKGANVIGVSLGDGWYKGRIGFGWQKQFYGDTRALLLQLDVVYTDGTKETIVTDNSWKSNYGPIRAANIYDGENYDARLEIAGWNNIGYKETADWKPVRTLENGPEKLVGMSGPQVTKHEEFKALKIFKTPLGETVVDFGQNLVGWVMLKAKGPAGTKITISHAEVLTKAGNFYTTNLRTAKQQNNYTLKGGDEQVFEPHFTFQGFRYAKIDGYPGELKLDDLTAVAVYSDMQTSGKFSTSNPLLNQLQHNISWGQKGNFVDVPTDCPQRDERLGWTGDAQAFANTAAYNMDVSGFFTKWLKDVAADQLPSGSVPFVVPNVLNSTDAGSAGWADVATIIPWDLYVVYADKGLLETQYGSMKKWVDYISSVAKNNLWNSGFHFGDWLFYRPNDDNDGRAAVTDKYMIAQTFYAHSTQLLINAAKVLGKTDDVTKYSDLLAKIKAAYLAENMTANGKLISNTQTAYVLALQFDMLPENLRAQAAQRLVDNVRDYGNHLTTGFLGTPYLCHVLSRFGHENVAYDLLMQEKYPSWLYPVKMGATTIWERWDGIKQDGSFQTADMNSFNHYAYGAIGDWMYKNITGINPVVAQPGYKAILIAPRPGGNLTSASAELETVYGTVKSSWILSDGVFKLDVVVPANATATVVLPKTDKKEEIGSGSYHFETKY from the coding sequence ATGAACAAAATCTTACGCGCGCCGGGCGCACTATGTACTCTCGCATTGCTATTCTCGATCGTTACTCACGCAGTAGCGCAGAAAATTGCTGTAAAGGATTTAACCGTTGAGCATTTAGTAAATCCTTTTAGTATAGATAATCCCAAACCACGCTTTAGCTGGAAACTGGTATCTGCAATTAAAGGCACCAAACAAAATAATTACGAAATCAGATTGGGAACCTCAGCCACAATCGATAATAAAGCGTTGTGGAAAGCAAATGTAAGCAATGATCAATCGGTGTTGGTTAGTTACGATGGACCACAATTATCATCCAAAACCAGGTATTACTGGCAGGTTAGGGTAAAAGATAACCATGGTAATACTTCGGCCTGGTCTCCGGTTCAGTACTTTCAAACCGGTTTAAAACCCGAAGACTGGAGTGCCAAATGGATCGCTGTTGATGGAAAAGATACCACTCTGGCCAGCCCCATGTTCAGAAAAGAAATCAACCTGAAAAAAGATGTCCGCTCGGCAATGGCCTACATTACCGCAAAGGGTCTATATCAGGCCGAGCTAAATGGTAAGCGCATCAGTAATGCTTATTTCGCCCCCGGTTGGACGAGCTACAAAAATCATATTCAATACCAGGCTTACGAGCTCGGCACATCACTTAAGAAAGGTGCCAACGTAATTGGTGTATCATTGGGTGATGGCTGGTACAAAGGCCGTATTGGCTTTGGCTGGCAAAAACAATTCTACGGCGATACACGGGCACTATTGCTACAGCTAGATGTAGTGTATACCGATGGAACCAAAGAAACCATTGTTACCGATAATAGCTGGAAAAGCAATTACGGACCAATACGCGCTGCAAATATTTATGATGGCGAAAATTACGATGCCAGGTTAGAGATTGCAGGCTGGAACAATATCGGCTATAAAGAAACGGCAGACTGGAAGCCTGTGCGCACGCTCGAAAACGGACCAGAAAAACTGGTAGGCATGAGCGGGCCACAGGTAACCAAACACGAAGAATTTAAAGCCCTAAAGATTTTTAAAACGCCACTTGGCGAAACCGTTGTAGATTTTGGACAGAATCTGGTAGGTTGGGTAATGCTGAAAGCCAAAGGGCCTGCAGGCACTAAAATTACCATTAGCCATGCCGAAGTTTTAACCAAAGCAGGTAATTTTTATACCACTAATCTGCGTACAGCCAAACAACAAAATAATTATACTTTAAAGGGTGGCGATGAACAGGTTTTTGAGCCACATTTCACTTTTCAGGGTTTTAGGTATGCTAAAATAGATGGCTATCCCGGCGAGTTAAAGCTTGACGATTTGACGGCCGTTGCGGTTTACTCAGATATGCAAACCAGCGGTAAGTTTAGCACCTCTAACCCTTTGTTAAATCAGTTGCAGCATAACATCAGCTGGGGACAGAAAGGGAACTTTGTAGATGTACCTACCGATTGTCCGCAACGCGACGAACGCCTCGGCTGGACGGGCGATGCCCAGGCTTTTGCCAATACTGCTGCTTACAACATGGATGTTTCAGGCTTTTTTACCAAATGGTTAAAAGATGTAGCTGCCGATCAGTTGCCGAGTGGTAGTGTACCTTTTGTGGTGCCCAATGTACTCAACAGCACAGATGCGGGTTCGGCGGGCTGGGCAGATGTGGCTACCATCATTCCCTGGGATCTGTATGTGGTTTACGCAGATAAAGGTTTGCTCGAAACACAGTATGGAAGCATGAAAAAATGGGTCGATTATATTTCATCAGTAGCTAAAAATAATTTGTGGAACAGTGGTTTCCACTTTGGAGACTGGTTATTTTACCGTCCTAACGATGATAACGATGGTCGTGCCGCCGTAACCGATAAGTACATGATTGCGCAAACATTTTATGCCCACTCTACACAATTGCTCATTAATGCCGCAAAAGTTTTAGGTAAAACAGACGATGTAACGAAATACAGCGATTTGCTGGCTAAGATAAAAGCAGCCTACCTGGCCGAAAATATGACCGCTAATGGTAAACTGATCTCGAATACACAAACGGCTTACGTTTTGGCGTTGCAATTTGATATGCTGCCCGAAAACCTGCGTGCGCAAGCTGCACAACGCCTGGTAGATAATGTGCGTGATTACGGTAACCACCTTACCACCGGTTTTTTGGGCACACCATATCTCTGCCATGTATTAAGCCGCTTCGGGCACGAAAATGTAGCCTACGATTTGTTGATGCAGGAAAAATATCCATCGTGGCTTTACCCTGTTAAAATGGGCGCTACTACCATTTGGGAACGTTGGGATGGTATTAAACAAGATGGTTCTTTCCAAACGGCCGATATGAATTCTTTTAACCACTATGCTTATGGCGCAATTGGCGATTGGATGTACAAAAATATTACGGGTATTAATCCGGTTGTAGCCCAGCCAGGTTACAAAGCAATTTTAATTGCGCCTAGGCCTGGAGGTAATTTAACCAGCGCATCAGCTGAACTCGAAACGGTTTACGGAACTGTAAAGTCTTCATGGATTTTAAGCGATGGTGTTTTTAAGCTTGATGTAGTGGTGCCAGCCAATGCCACAGCTACGGTGGTATTACCGAAAACCGATAAAAAAGAAGAAATCGGATCGGGAAGCTATCATTTTGAAACCAAATATTAA
- a CDS encoding DUF4268 domain-containing protein: MYSKEESARLRQQFWISFGQYMKPVPSASGSTVNWTNYKTGVKNIFFKMDVDKKKAFISIQLSHPDADIRHLIFEQFEEFKLMFSNQVGEEWEWIKDATDDFGKTVSLISISISGVSIFNQQHWPELISFFKPRIIALDDFWDNVKPVFENLV; the protein is encoded by the coding sequence ATGTACAGTAAAGAAGAATCAGCGAGGTTACGTCAACAGTTTTGGATTAGTTTCGGGCAATACATGAAACCCGTGCCCTCGGCTAGCGGATCAACCGTAAACTGGACCAATTACAAAACAGGAGTTAAAAATATCTTCTTTAAAATGGATGTCGATAAAAAAAAGGCTTTTATTAGCATCCAGCTGTCACATCCCGATGCAGATATCAGGCATTTAATATTTGAGCAGTTCGAAGAGTTTAAGCTTATGTTTAGCAATCAGGTAGGCGAAGAGTGGGAATGGATTAAGGATGCAACCGATGATTTTGGTAAAACCGTAAGCCTGATTTCGATATCCATTAGTGGTGTAAGTATTTTTAACCAACAGCACTGGCCTGAACTGATTTCCTTTTTCAAGCCCCGAATTATTGCACTCGATGATTTTTGGGACAATGTAAAGCCTGTATTCGAAAACCTGGTTTAA
- a CDS encoding lipopolysaccharide assembly protein LapB produces the protein MRQLFISFVLFCFANAAYSQNVVVDKEKLFDFYQTQRYADAAQYLKEVYGENVNDIKVLSQMGYCFLMAGNNVEAEKFYSKAYTLQPQSLPILFSLGSINAKRGNTEKARLYYGEIAKIDSNNFNVYKLLANLYNIPTDSLKLLYLLKANKINPTEGDVAIDLANIYSVKQDHEKAYQVLDIASKADTDNLILQKEKLPVANQLKKYNEVIGSGEKLLKDGADAGVVKDVAKAYYYTKKYQKAIDLFKMLEKVAMQNEATLYYTALSYRALKNYPQAAIYTKKTIDEAISPNTSSYYSLLGLVYEENNQLSLANAAYKKGLQFNATSTLYYRLAVFYDTRLKNAENALKYYNLYLKSKPNVTDDKEEIKFAKDRVAQLNLAD, from the coding sequence ATGAGACAGCTGTTTATATCATTTGTATTATTCTGTTTTGCTAATGCAGCGTACAGTCAAAATGTAGTGGTGGATAAAGAAAAACTTTTCGATTTTTACCAAACCCAGCGCTATGCCGATGCGGCACAATACCTGAAAGAGGTTTATGGCGAAAATGTGAACGACATTAAAGTACTTAGCCAAATGGGTTATTGCTTTTTAATGGCCGGGAATAATGTAGAAGCAGAAAAATTTTACAGTAAAGCTTATACCCTTCAGCCGCAAAGCCTCCCTATCCTGTTTAGTTTAGGCAGCATTAATGCCAAACGCGGCAATACCGAAAAGGCCCGGTTATATTATGGTGAAATCGCAAAAATAGACAGCAATAATTTTAATGTGTATAAACTACTGGCCAATCTCTATAACATTCCTACCGATTCGCTTAAGCTGTTATATTTATTAAAAGCCAATAAAATTAACCCTACAGAAGGCGATGTTGCCATAGACCTCGCCAACATTTATTCCGTAAAACAGGATCACGAAAAAGCCTACCAGGTACTCGATATTGCCAGCAAAGCCGATACTGATAACCTGATTTTACAAAAAGAGAAACTTCCGGTTGCCAACCAGTTAAAGAAATACAATGAAGTAATTGGCTCGGGCGAAAAACTATTAAAAGACGGAGCCGATGCCGGCGTGGTAAAAGATGTGGCAAAAGCTTACTATTACACCAAAAAATACCAGAAAGCGATTGATCTGTTTAAAATGCTGGAGAAAGTGGCTATGCAAAACGAAGCGACTTTGTATTATACCGCATTGAGTTACCGGGCTTTGAAAAATTATCCACAAGCTGCCATTTACACCAAAAAAACGATAGACGAGGCGATTTCGCCCAATACATCGAGCTATTATTCGTTGCTGGGACTGGTTTACGAAGAAAATAATCAGCTTAGCCTGGCTAACGCGGCTTACAAAAAAGGCCTGCAGTTTAATGCCACTTCTACCCTCTATTACCGCCTCGCTGTATTTTACGACACCAGACTAAAAAATGCGGAAAATGCTTTAAAGTACTATAATCTGTACCTTAAGAGCAAGCCCAATGTAACAGATGATAAGGAAGAAATTAAGTTTGCAAAAGACAGGGTAGCACAACTGAACCTGGCCGATTAA
- a CDS encoding porin family protein, producing MKFLSLTVAFLLVGLLASAQVLPSFQLGIKAGANFSKFDSENTFNSENRAGFYGGLWARLGAAGIYFQPELYVSGKKTNLVSNAGEVNKVTFTSLDVPLLVGTKFGAAGVGLRLNTGPMFSLILDENQSFSQAAGSVFKADFKNQAVAWQFGAGLDLKKLSFDARYELGLSKINKSGYPGTKLNLFTVGLGYRIL from the coding sequence ATGAAATTTTTATCTTTAACCGTTGCTTTCTTACTTGTTGGTCTGTTAGCCAGTGCACAAGTATTACCTTCATTCCAGCTGGGCATTAAAGCTGGTGCAAATTTTTCGAAATTTGATAGTGAAAACACTTTTAACAGTGAAAACCGTGCAGGTTTTTACGGAGGGCTATGGGCCAGGCTAGGAGCTGCCGGCATTTACTTTCAACCAGAACTCTACGTTTCTGGCAAGAAAACAAATTTGGTAAGCAATGCGGGAGAGGTAAATAAAGTAACCTTTACAAGTTTAGATGTGCCTTTACTGGTAGGTACCAAATTTGGTGCTGCAGGCGTAGGTTTACGTTTAAACACCGGACCTATGTTTTCGTTAATTTTAGATGAAAACCAAAGCTTTAGTCAGGCAGCTGGTAGCGTTTTCAAAGCCGATTTTAAAAATCAGGCTGTGGCATGGCAGTTTGGAGCAGGTTTAGACCTTAAAAAGTTAAGTTTCGATGCGCGTTATGAACTTGGCTTGTCTAAAATCAACAAATCGGGCTATCCGGGTACTAAGTTAAACTTATTTACAGTTGGCTTAGGGTACAGGATTTTGTAG